A DNA window from Camelina sativa cultivar DH55 chromosome 13, Cs, whole genome shotgun sequence contains the following coding sequences:
- the LOC104738046 gene encoding aspartyl protease AED1-like, whose protein sequence is MAAPINLLSLFIILTLHTSLAVGYNKPNPPAFLLSLIKDKATYLYYTNLNLGNNNHSPLTHSLAVDLGGGSSVLLRCNTAVKSTTYLPIRCDSAKCKQAKLDSFCFNKTTTCGKYVSTSFTEHPLNTLLGLDSVSLLILKRNGVTKTVHSSLTLTCTNDANALKLMPEVVNGTIGLGKSLISLPSQLASMHKTPRKFAFCLPSKPTGLGSLLIGEGSPYTNDVFKNLASTPLIVDRSSGRYFIDVKSIEIAGKNVSLDKKSRGNAMICTLAPYTILQTSTYKAMVREFVREAKLLRVAKVKPFEACFNSKGMESAAAVPVIDLVVNGGAKWRINRWNSLLKVKRDVVCLAFFDGGVNMKTTEMVIGGFQMEDHLVEFDLEASKFTFSSSLLLRNTTCTQNMIL, encoded by the coding sequence ATGGCTGCTCCGATCAATTTGTTATCACTCTTTATCATCTTAACCCTACACACCTCCCTCGCCGTCGGCtacaacaaaccaaacccaCCGGCTTTCCTACTTTCCTTGATCAAAGACAAAGCCACGTATCTCTACTACACAAACCTCAACCTCGGTAACAATAATCACTCTCCTCTCACTCACAGCCTCGCCGTCGATCTCGGCGGTGGCTCATCCGTTCTCCTCCGTTGCAACACCGCCGTCAAATCCACAACTTACCTCCCAATCCGCTGCGACTCCGCTAAATGCAAACAAGCCAAGCTCGACTCGTTCTGTTTCAATAAGACCACCACTTGTGGCAAATACGTTTCCACTTCCTTCACCGAGCATCCACTCAACACACTTCTCGGTCTTGACTCCGTCTCTCTTCTCATCTTGAAACGTAACGGCGTCACTAAAACCGTCCACTCATCGCTGACTTTGACTTGCACCAACGACGCTAACGCCTTAAAACTCATGCCGGAGGTTGTTAACGGAACCATCGGTCTTGGAAAGTCCTTGATATCACTTCCGTCCCAGCTCGCGTCCATGCACAAAACCCCGCGAAAATTCGCTTTCTGTTTGCCCTCTAAACCAACCGGATTAGGGAGCCTTCTCATTGGAGAAGGCTCTCCTTACACTAACGATGTCTTCAAGAACTTAGCCTCAACTCCTCTGATTGTTGACAGATCGTCCGGTCGGTACTTCATTGACGTGAAGTCCATCGAAATCGCTGGAAAGAACGTTTCTTTGGATAAGAAAAGTCGTGGAAACGCTATGATATGTACATTGGCTCCTTACACCATCTTGCAGACTTCCACTTACAAGGCCATGGTTAGGGAATTTGTGAGAGAAGCTAAGCTGTTGAGAGTCGCAAAGGTGAAACCTTTCGAGGCATGTTTCAACTCCAAAGGGATGGAAAGTGCAGCGGCGGTTCCGGTGATTGATTTGGTGGTGAACGGTGGAGCTAAGTGGAGGATCAATAGGTGGAACTCGCTATTGAAGGTGAAAAGAGATGTGGTTTGTTTAGCGTTTTTTGACGGAGGTGTGAATATGAAGACGACAGAGATGGTGATCGGAGGGTTTCAGATGGAAGATCATCTTGTGGAGTTTGATCTCGAAGCTTCCAAGTTCACTTTCTCGTCTTCACTTTTACTTCGCAATACTACTTGTACCCAAAACAtgattttataa
- the LOC104735974 gene encoding basic 7S globulin 2-like: MASSSSLFYLFVFSFLSVLIISKSQISGSLNGLVFPVFKDLPTGQYVAQIRLGDSPQPVKLVVDLAGSILWFDCSSGPSSSRSLISGSSSGCLKAKAGNVKVSSSSRGDAKDCELLVRNGAVGITARGELFSDVMSFGSVTSPGTVDLLFACAPPWLLRGLARGARGVMGLGRAQISLPSQLAVVTNERRRLTVYLSPLDGVVSTSSVEEVFGVAASRSLVYTPLLTGSSGDYVINVKSIRVNGEKHSVDGPLAAELSTVVPYTMLESSIYAVLVEAYAKAATEATPVAPVAPFELCFKSEVDLPAVDLALQSEMVRWRIQGKNLMVDVGGGVRCLGILDGGSSRVNPIVMGGLQLEGLILDFDLGNSMMGFGQRRTHSDTASL; this comes from the coding sequence atggcttcttcttcttctctgttttacctcttcgtcttctccttcctctccgTTCTAATCATTTCCAAATCTCAGATCTCCGGCTCCCTCAACGGACTCGTTTTCCCTGTTTTTAAAGACCTACCAACCGGTCAATACGTCGCACAGATTCGCCTCGGTGACTCTCCCCAGCCGGTCAAGCTCGTCGTGGATCTCGCCGGTTCGATTCTCTGGTTTGATTGTTCCTCTGGTCCATCGTCGTCACGGAGTCTTATCTCCGGTAGCTCTAGCGGCTGTCTTAAGGCTAAAGCTGGGAATGTaaaagtatcatcatcatcgcgTGGAGACGCTAAGGATTGCGAATTGCTTGTTAGAAACGGCGCCGTTGGGATTACGGCGAGAGGAGAGCTTTTCAGTGACGTCATGTCATTTGGATCTGTTACTTCCCCGGGAACCGTTGATCTGCTTTTCGCCTGTGCTCCACCGTGGCTGTTACGTGGGCTCGCTAGGGGAGCCCGTGGAGTAATGGGCTTAGGAAGGGCCCAGATCTCTCTCCCTTCGCAACTCGCCGTCGTAACTAACGAACGTCGTCGTTTAACGGTTTACCTGTCGCCGTTAGACGGCGTCGTGTCGACGAGTTCGGTTGAGGAGGTTTTCGGAGTGGCTGCGTCTAGATCGTTGGTTTACACGCCTCTGTTAACCGGCTCGAGTGGCGATTACGTAATTAACGTGAAATCGATCAGAGTCAACGGGGAAAAGCACTCCGTGGATGGTCCGTTAGCGGCGGAGCTGAGTACGGTGGTTCCATACACGATGCTGGAAAGCTCGATCTACGCGGTGTTAGTTGAAGCTTACGCTAAAGCTGCGACTGAAGCTACACCGGTTGCTCCTGTCGCACCGTTCGAGCTCTGCTTCAAGAGTGAGGTAGATTTACCGGCGGTTGATCTAGCGTTGCAGAGCGAGATGGTGAGGTGGAGGATCCAGGGGAAGAATCTAATGGTGGATGTTGGTGGTGGAGTCCGATGCTTGGGAATTTTAGACGGCGGCTCGAGTCGGGTCAACCCGATTGTTATGGGTGGGTTACAATTAGAAGGCTTGATATTGGATTTCGATTTGGGCAACTCAATGATGGGTTTTGGACAAAGAAGAACACACTCTGATACAGCTTCCTTGTAA
- the LOC104735973 gene encoding basic 7S globulin 2-like: protein MGSLTRLVVFLSIFATITLKLNSQYFLPITKHEPTNQFYTTLNIGSVTKSPVNLLLDLGTNLTWLNCRKLKSVSSLRLVTCQSSTCKSIPGNRCAGKSCLYKQPNPLGLIPDVTGRVVQARVSISTTDGGKFLTPVSVPRLTFSCAGEKALHGLPPLVAGVLALSPGSSSFTKQVTSAFNVIPKFSLCLPSSGTGHFYIAGVHYFIPPFNNSSFPIPMIFTPIRGVDSGDYLLNVLNIYVGGTSLSLKPNLVNSGAKLSTVVPYTVLHTDIYNALAESFTLKAKAMGISMVPSVAPFKHCFNARTAGKKLTGPNVPVIEIGLPGRMGEVKWWFYGANTMVKVKETVICLAFIDGGKKPKALMVIGTHQVQDHMLEFDFSRTVLAFSESLLLQNTSCSTWPSQK from the exons atgggtAGCCTCACGCGTCTCGTAGTCTTTCTCTCCATTTTTGCAACTATAACTCTAAAATTAAACTCACAATACTTTCTTCCGATCACCAAACACGAACCCACAAATCAATTCTACACCACTCTCAACATAGGATCCGTCACAAAATCTCCCGTAAACCTCCTCCTCGACCTCGGAACAAACCTCACGTGGCTCAATTGTCGTAAACTCAAATCTGTATCTTCACTCCGCCTAGTCACTTGTCAGAGCTCCACATGCAAGTCCATACCCGGTAATCGTTGTGCCGGAAAATCCTGTCTTTACAAGCAACCAAACCCTCTCGGTCTAATCCCCGACGTAACCGGCCGTGTCGTCCAAGCCAGAGTCTCTATCTCCACCACAGACGGCGGTAAATTCCTCACCCCAGTTTCAGTACCCCGCTTGACATTCTCCTGCGCCGGTGAGAAAGCACTTCACGGCCTTCCTCCTCTAGTCGCCGGAGTTCTTGCTCTTTCTCCCGGATCCTCGTCGTTCACGAAACAGGTGACGTCAGCGTTTAACGTTATCCCTAAATTCTCTCTCTGCTTGCCTTCTTCCGGCACCGGTCATTTCTATATCGCCGGCGTCCATTACTTTATCCCGCCGTTCAACAACAGCAGTTTTCCGATTCCGATGATTTTCACGCCCATTAGAGGCGTTGATTCAGGAGATTATCTACTCAACGTCCTTAATATCTACGTTGGCGGGACTTCCTTATCGTTGAAACCCAATTTGGTTAACAGTGGAGCTAAACTCAGCACGGTGGTTCCTTACACCGTACTCCACACCGACATCTACAATGCTCTTGCTGAGTCGTTTACACTCAAGGCAAAg GCAATGGGAATATCGATGGTTCCATCGGTGGCGCCGTTTAAACATTGTTTCAATGCACGCACTGCCGGAAAGAAATTGACGGGGCCAAACGTGCCGGTGATTGAGATTGGTTTGCCGGGGAGGATGGGGGAGGTGAAGTGGTGGTTCTACGGTGCGAATACGATGGTGAAAGTGAAGGAAACGGTGATATGTTTGGCGTTTATCGACGGTGGAAAGAAACCGAAGGCTTTGATGGTGATTGGGACGCATCAGGTTCAAGATCATATGCTCGAGTTCGATTTCAGCAGGACGGTTCTCGCTTTTAGTGAGTCACTCTTGCTCCAAAACACAAGCTGCTCCACTTGGCCTTCCCAAAAATAG
- the LOC104738045 gene encoding basic 7S globulin 2-like, translated as MDSEKNSSLSLTCTDGAPVKGTIGLANTHLSIPSQLISMYQLAPKMALCLPSTEKSKTYSGDLWIGKGEYYYLPYLKDVSTIFASTPLIGNAKSGEHFIDVKSTKSVERPFQYSMEPQRYALLAPYTVLQTSIYKALLTAFSRNAKMAKAPAMKPFGACFRSNRGRGAPVIDLLLVG; from the coding sequence ATGGATAGTGAAAAGAACTCTTCGCTAAGTTTGACCTGCACTGATGGTGCTCCTGTCAAAGGAACCATCGGTCTCGCTAACACTCATTTGTCCATTCCCTCGCAGCTCATTTCCATGTACCAGCTTGCTCCAAAGATGGCTCTCTGTTTGCCTTCCAccgaaaaatcaaaaacttattCTGGTGACCTTTGGATCGGTAAAGGGGAGTATTACTATCTGCCTTACTTAAAAGATGTTTCTACGATCTTTGCCTCCACACCTTTGATTGGCAATGCCAAGTCCGGTGAGCATTTTATCGATGTGAAGTCCACCAAATCGGTGGAAAGACCGTTCCAATACTCCATGGAGCCACAAAGATATGCACTATTGGCTCCTTACACAGTACTGCAAACTTCCATTTACAAGGCTCTTCTCACAGCCTTCTCCAGAAACGCCAAGATGGCTAAAGCTCCCGCCATGAAGCCTTTTGGTGCTTGCTTCCGCTCTAATAGAGGACGTGGAGCTCCCGTGATCGACCTATTGcttgttggataa
- the LOC104738047 gene encoding uncharacterized protein LOC104738047, translated as MSSLTLTHLILFFSIFAAITLKLNSQYLLPITKHEPTNQFYTTLNLGSGGTSSSNLLLDFETNLTLVNWNIFNPPLFVNNLVICKSSTCNSIPGNDCDDNGLFCVYRQSSLLGQNVGVIGAVVQDTVNISTTDGGNLLSPFTVHPFTLSCAGGEPLQALPPPVSGVLSLSPVSSSFTKQVTSLFGVIPKFSLCLPSSGTGHFYMAAVNYLIPPFNSDNPIPMTLVPLKNIDTGNYLIDVKSIYVDGTPLSFNPNLLAGGAKLSTVVPYTVPLADIYNALAQSFTLKAKTMGISKVQAIAPFKDCFDARAAGKNMTGPNVPVIDIGVPGRGGGEVKWSFHGANTVVNVTETVMCLAFLDGGQNPKDLMVIGTSAGLRLLGAPGQFFLLM; from the exons ATGAGTAGCCTCACCCTCACACATCTCATActatttttctcaattttcgCAGCCATAACTTTGAAATTAAACTCTCAGTACCTTCTTCCGATCACCAAACACGAACCCACTAATCAATTTTACACCACTTTAAACCTTGGATCCGGTGGGACATCTTCCTCGAACCTCCTCCTTGATTTCGAAACCAACCTCACGTTGGTCAACTGGAACATATTCAATCCTCCACTTTTTGTCAACAACCTCGTGATTTGCAAAAGCTCCACATGCAACTCCATCCCCGGCAATGACTGCGACGACAACGGACTATTCTGTGTTTACCGACAATCAAGCCTTCTAGGTCAAAATGTCGGCGTAATAGGCGCTGTTGTCCAAGACACGGTAAACATCTCCACCACAGACGGTGGCAATCTCCTCTCTCCATTCACCGTCCATCCCTTCACACTCTCTTGCGCCGGAGGGGAACCATTACAGGCCCTTCCGCCTCCGGTCTCCGGAGTTCTAAGTCTTTCTCCCGTATCTTCATCGTTCACCAAACAGGTGACGTCATTGTTTGGAGTCATCCCTAAATTCTCTCTCTGCTTGCCTTCTTCCGGCACCGGTCATTTCTATATGGCCGCCGTTAACTACCTCATCCCGCCGTTCAATAGCGATAATCCCATTCCGATGACTTTGGTACCATTGAAAAACATAGACACGGGGAATTATCTAATCGACGTCAAATCAATCTACGTTGACGGAACTCCTTTGTCGTTTAACCCTAATTTGCTTGCGGGGGGAGCCAAGCTAAGCACAGTGGTTCCTTACACCGTACCCCTCGCCGATATCTACAATGCTCTTGCTCAGTCCTTTACACTGAAAGCAAAG ACAATGGGAATATCTAAGGTTCAAGCAATTGCGCCATTTAAAGACTGCTTTGACGCACGCGCTGCAGGGAAGAACATGACGGGGCCGAATGTGCCTGTGATAGATATTGGGGTGCCAGGGAGGGGAGGAGGAGAGGTCAAGTGGAGTTTTCACGGTGCCAATACGGTGGTGAACGTGACGGAGACAGTGATGTGTTTGGCGTTCCTCGACGGTGGACAGAACCCGAAGGACTTGATGGTGATTGGGACTAGTGCCGGCTTAAGGCTTTTAGGGGCCCCCGggcaattttttcttttaatg